A window from Scheffersomyces stipitis CBS 6054 chromosome 7, complete sequence encodes these proteins:
- a CDS encoding predicted protein has translation MENPHEQAQNALLSRIINNMENLNESVVTINKCLQEVNRNNLDTEILSQMWESYLRNAEFNLEATGQKKEPL, from the exons ATGGAAAATCCTCATGAACAGGCTCAGAATGCCTTACTCTCCAgaatcatcaacaacatg GAGAACTTGAATGAATCAGTAGTCACAATCAACAAGTGTTTGCAGGAAGtcaacagaaacaacttgGATACCGAAATCTTGTCCCAGATGTGGGAAAGTTATCTTCGTAACGCCGAGTTCAACTTAGAGGCCACGGGCCAGAAAAAGGAACCCTTGTAG
- the NOP10 gene encoding H/ACA ribonucleoprotein complex subunit 3 (Nucleolar protein family A member 3) (snoRNP protein NOP10) (carries out complex cyclization step of squalene to lanosterol in sterol biosynthesis pathway), with protein MHLMYTLGQDGKRIYTLKKTTEDGEITKSAHPARFSPDDKYSRQRVTLKKRYGLLPTQN; from the coding sequence ATGCATTTGATGTACACTTTGGGCCAAGATGGCAAGAGAATCTACACTTTAAAGAAGACTACCGAAGACGGTGAAATTACCAAGTCTGCCCACCCAGCTAGATTTTCTCCAGACGACAAGTACTCCAGACAAAGAGTCACcttgaaaaagagataCGGCTTGTTGCCAACCCAAAACTAA
- the SWA2 gene encoding auxilin-like clathrin-binding protein required for normal clathrin function, translated as MVPPPKKDAFADLFQSATSSTSTKTNSLSMSERQKDLQKSQSLQKQQSSSSGLLSTWSNIDVLSGNSSRTSSPAQINPNSFNTYSVLTPSQSSIPASGGSSTASLPRNNVVDDPFDIFGEPAVSSTKPVESHSNGSSNRSNEISLLEGDFEDAFVKKQPIVEPQPQHTVAQPKLPTRQDSTPSPVMASRQHTLDNKQRQSPVDRTDSVLAQLVDIGFQIDDATEALEKQGADLQSCVNYIISKNSAVNSRGSTPRNSSRNVASKGLEELSSDFLRSAGYLFNKSRQTVLKNLEQLNLSGSNSSSPGVPEWMKNQQKYKDEATEKKFGNGELDYGSDSENINYDEIETFMKSQKEKDRERVKERFENIKTKALKKSKQQRQKPQPRGSNSSQDPDLLNGVDTGVVPRRAPKASVIPPVPPRAQKPEPKSNEVDLLGLSSSDESKAVSSLRSSVPLNQFESVDYITSKTTAQNAFKSGDYGTALDSYLTCMNKLPPKHELRVIILSNLGVVYKLVGQLRQSLESIESALELISVKEEVQNVAFMIDSKPVKYWYTKLIITKAEVLELMEKYELSLQHYQILIKDLGVLDKKIMDGKRRVDKIVNPDNHKAKPATPSTTPKPRPVPASRPASAAPVVSKPEGSDVDPLVKDKIDIMIQNWAQSRNNQLRGLLTNLGEIIPSNISMKPALRSLTTNELMLPKQVKVQYLKVISSIHPDKLASQCKDNKQSELVCNGVFIILNKAWDSFKEENKM; from the exons ATGGTTCCACCTCCAAAAAAAGATGCTTTCGCAGACTTGTTTCAGCTggctacttcttcaacatctaCAAAGACGAACAGCTTGTCCATGCTGGAACGCCAGAAAGACCTCCAAAAATCACAATCTCTTCAGAAGCAACAGCTGTCTAGTTCCGGGTTGCTTTCTACGTGGTCAAACATCGACGTCCTCTCCGGAAACTCTTCTAGAACGTCGTCTCCAGCCCAGATCAATCCCAACTCCTTCAACACATATCTGGTCTTGACCCCATCGCAGAGTTCAATTCCGGCTTCGGGTGGTTCGTCTACAGCTTCTTTGCCTCGGAATAATGTCGTGGATGATCCATTTGATATCTTTGGCGAACCAGCAGTTTCCTCTACCAAGCCAGTAGAATCACACTCCAATGGCTCATCTAATAGAAGTAACGAAATTTCGTTGCTAGAAGGGgattttgaagatgctTTCGTAAAAAAACAGCCCATTGTGGAACCTCAGCCACAGCATACTGTTGCCCAGCCTAAATTGCCTACAAGGCAAGATCTGACTCCATCTCCAGTCATGGCTTCTAGACAGCATACTCTAGACAATAAACAGCGCCAATCCCCAGTAGATCGGACAGATTCTGTGTTGGCACAATTGGTAGATATCGGTTTCCAGATAGATGATGCTACTGAAGCACTCGAAAAGCAAGGGGCAGACTTACAGTCGTGTGTAAACTACATTATCAGCAAGAATTCCGCTGTCAACAGCAGAGGTTCGACACCGAGAAACAGCAGTAGAAATGTAGCGTCCAAaggtcttgaagaactttcGCTGGACTTCCTCAGATCGGCTGGTTATCTATTTAACAAGTCCAGGCAGACAgttttgaagaacttggaacAACTCAATCTTTCTGGTTCCAATTCGCTGTCGCCTGGCGTTCCTGAATGGATGAAGAACCAGCAGAAGTATAAAGACGAGGCcacagaaaagaagtttgGAAATGGGGAGTTGGATTACGGTTCCGATTCAGAAAACATCAACTATGACGAAATCGAAACCTTCATGAAATcccaaaaggaaaaggaCAGGGAAAGAGTCAAGGAAAGATTCGAGAACATCAAGACAAAGGCACTTAAAAA ATCTA aacaacaaagACAGAAACCGCAACCAAGAGGTTCCAACTCCTCTCAAGATCCTGACTTATTAAATGGTGTTGATACAGGTGTAGTTCCTCGTAGAGCACCTAAGGCTAGTGTTATTCCACCAGTTCCACCAAGAGCACAGAAACCGGAACCAAAGTCCAACGAGGTAGACTTGTTGGGTCTTTCTAGTTCTGACGAGAGCAAAGCAGTTTCTCTGTTGCGTAGTTCAGTTCCCTTAAACCAATTCGAGCTGGTAGACTACATTACTTCCAAGACTACTGCTCAGAATGCCTTCAAATCTGGAGACTATGGCACTGCGCTTGATTCATATTTGACTTGCATGAACAAATTACCACCTAAGCATGAGTTAAGAGTCATCATATTGTCTAACTTGGGTGTAGTGTATAAGTTGGTTGGCCAATTGAGACAAAGTCTAGAGAGTATTGAAAGTGCTCTTGAGCTCATTTCCGTAAAGGAAGAAGTGCAGAATGTAGCATTTATGATAGACTCCAAGCCAGTTAAATACTGGTACACCAAACTCATCATCACTAAGGCTGAAgtgttggagttgatggAGAAGTATGAGCTCAGTTTGCAACACTACCAGATCTTGATTAAAGACTTGGGAGTATTGGACAAGAAAATAATGGATGGCAAACGTAGAGTGGATAAGATCGTGAATCCGGATAACCACAAGGCCAAACCGGCTACTCCTTCTACGACGCCAAAGCCGAGACCAGTGCCAGCTTCTAGGCCTGCCTCTGCAGCTCCAGTGGTGTCTAAACCTGAAGGTTCAGACGTGGATCCTCTTGTAAAGGACAAAATCGATATCATGATCCAGAACTGGGCCCAATCCAGAAACAACCAGTTGAGGGGAttgttgaccaacttggGGGAGATCATTCCTTCCAACATTAGCATGAAGCCAGCATTACGGTCATTGACTACCAATGAGTTGATGTTGCCTAAACAGGTTAAGGTCCAGTACTTGAAGGTCATCAGTTCCATCCATCCTGACAAATTAGCCTCACAGTGTAAAGACAATAAGCAGTCAGAGTTGGTGTGCAATGGTGTGTTtatcatcttgaacaaagcCTGGGATTCATTCAAAGAGGAGAACAAGATGTAG
- a CDS encoding Putative trehalase: MSQDAEEFRALTSTLSAFYNYHRWETEQIVKPRRIKYDSLSADEKLLVPWYEKHTEHLMMCIEMNMQFCQMLATNIATDWGVSADPNDWEPATANEYDKVRSTLLQLSKEWSDDGQNERQVSYRKIVDELEAMFPDEEKRQNIKILNPGCGLGRLVMDLIVKGFWCQGNEFSYHMLLTSNFVLNHCKFAHNFSIFPYLHKSSHMVKRLNQIRPVSLPDLNPTSISELSSKNPSIPYDELMSMTAGSFTDLYGPEDLVISETYTQDTIANEFRSTNKDHFDVLVSCFFIDTASNIIDYLKSIHYCLKTGGVWINFGPLLWHFEDDFSTKIISRDNTKVQTIMKGLELSREDLVELVEKIGFKFEKRESDIETTYCGDIKALGSFVYKCEYWVCRKL; the protein is encoded by the coding sequence ATGAGCCAAGACGCTGAGGAGTTCCGCGCGTTAACATCAACGCTTCTGGCTTTCTATAACTACCACCGGTGGGAAACAGAGCAGATAGTCAAACCCCGGCGAATCAAATACGATTCGCTTTCAGCAGACGAGAAGCTCTTGGTTCCATGGTACGAAAAGCACACCGAGCACTTGATGATGTGTATCGAGATGAACATGCAATTCTGTCAGATGTTGGCGACAAATATTGCCACAGATTGGGGCGTTTCAGCCGATCCAAATGACTGGGAGCCCGCAACTGCCAATGAGTACGATAAGGTGAGATCAACTCTATTGCAATTATCGAAGGAATGGAGTGACGATGGACAAAATGAGCGACAGGTGAGCTACCGCAAGATTGTGGATGAGTTGGAAGCGATGTTTCCTGACGAAGAGAAACGGCAGAATATCAAAATTCTCAATCCGGGGTGTGGATTAGGACGGTTGGTGATGGATTTGATCGTGAAGGGTTTCTGGTGCCAGGGCAATGAGTTCAGCTACCATATGTTGTTGACATCGAACTTTGTATTGAACCATTGCAAATTTGCCCACAACTTCCTGATCTTTCCATATTTGCACAAATCGTCGCATATGGTCAAGAGGTTAAATCAGATTCGGCCAGTGAGCTTACCAGATCTCAATCCTACTTCTATAAGCGAATTGAGCCTGAAGAATCCGAGTATTCCGTATGATGAACTCATGTCTATGACAGCTGGTTCGTTCACCGACTTGTATGGACCCGAAGACTTGGTTATCTCAGAGACTTACACCCAGGATACCATTGCCAACGAGTTTCGATCCACCAACAAGGACCATTTCGACGTGCTCGTGTCgtgcttcttcatcgatACAGCCAGCAATATCATTGACTATTTGAAGTCTATCCATTACTGTTTGAAGACTGGCGGGGTGTGGATCAACTTTGGCCCGTTGTTGTGGCATTTCGAAGACGATTTCTCGACCAAAATCATATCCAGAGATAATACAAAAGTACAGACTATCATGAAGGGATTGGAGTTGTCGAGAGAGGACTTAGTTGAATTGGTGGAGAAGATTGGATTCAAGTTCGAGAAACGTGAGTCGGACATTGAGACTACCTACTGTGGAGATATCAAGGCGTTGGGATCGTTTGTGTATAAATGTGAATACTGGGTGTGTCGTAAGTTGTAA
- the MLS1.2 gene encoding Malate synthase 1, glyoxysomal (MAS) (DAL7) (Malate synthase 1, glyoxysomal carbon-catabolite sensitive malate synthase in S. cerevisiae~go_function malate synthase activity~go_process glyoxylate cycle; tricarboxylic acid cycle), whose protein sequence is MTIQAQPLFSSLAGVQVLAPVSKTPEYEPSTTTQADILTKSALSFVVLLHRSFNSTRKQLLENRQLVQEQLDQGIPLSFLQDETMTKVRNDPTWQGAFPAPGLTDRRTEITGPPERKMIVNALNTPVKTYMSDFEDSSAPTWANVITGQVNLYDAVRHQIDFVSKDNGKAYRVNQSQQFSTPTLLVRPRGWHMVDKHILVDGEPVSASILDFGLYFFHNAHELINQGRGPYFYLPKMEHHLEAKLWNDVFNVAQDSLAVSRGTIRATVLIETLPAAYQMEEIIFQLRNHSAGLNCGRWDYIFSTIKRLRNDPSKILPDRDQVTMTVPFMKAYCERLINICHRRQVHAMGGMAAQIPIKNDPEANKVAISKVKNDKLREATMNYDGTWVAHPALAPIANDVFNEHMPTPNQIHIVPDEDVSEADLSNTAIAGGKITTEGIRKNLFIALSYIESWLRGVGCVPINNLMEDAATAEVSRLQLYSWVLHSVKMEDSNKTVTPDLMSSILEEEVEKLTEQFGSKGRKFKEAARYLEPEITGKSVSEFLTTLIYDSVVTVGKPIDLEALKD, encoded by the coding sequence ATGACTATCCAGGCCCAACCACTCTTCAGCTCGCTTGCTGGTGTCCAGGTATTGGCTCCAGTCTCCAAGACTCCAGAATATGAGCCCTCTACCACTACCCAGGCAGACATTTTGACCAAATCAGCCTTGTCTTTtgtagttcttcttcaccgTTCTTTCAATTCCACTAGGAAACAGCTCTTGGAAAAcagacaacttgttcaggaacaacttgaccaGGGCATTCCACTTCTGTTTCTCCAGGACGAAACCATGACAAAGGTCAGAAATGACCCAACCTGGCAGGGAGCCTTTCCTGCTCCAGGTTTGACCGAtagaagaacagaaatcACCGGTCCTCCGGAGCGTAAGATGATAGTCAATGCTCTCAACACACCTGTCAAGACCTACATGAGTGACTTCGAAGACTCATCTGCTCCTACTTGGGCCAATGTCATCACTGGCCAAGTCAACTTGTACGATGCTGTCAGACACCAGATTGACTTCGTTAGTAAGGACAATGGTAAAGCATATAGAGTCAACCAGTCCCAACAGTTTCTGACTCCCACACTTCTTGTACGTCCCAGAGGCTGGCACATGGTTGATAAGCACATCTTAGTAGATGGAGAGCCTGTGAGTGCCTCGATTTTGGATTTTGGCTTATACTTCTTCCATAATGCTCACGAGCTCATCAACCAGGGTAGGGGTCCATACTTCTACTTGCCGAAGATGGAGCACCATTTGGAAGCTAAGCTCTGGAACGACGTCTTCAACGTAGCCCAGGACTCATTGGCCGTTTCTAGGGGTACCATCAGAGCTACCGTTCTCATTGAAACATTACCTGCTGCCTATCAGatggaagaaatcattttccaattgaGAAACCATTCGGCAGGATTGAACTGTGGAAGATGGGACTACATATTTTCAACTATCAAGAGATTACGTAACGACCCCTCTAAAATCTTACCCGACAGAGACCAGGTTACAATGACGGTTCCTTTTATGAAAGCCTACTGTGAGCGTTTGATAAACATCTGCCACCGTAGACAAGTCCATGCTATGGGAGGCATGGCAGCTCAGATCCCTATAAAGAATGATCCTGAAGCCAACAAAGTTGCTATTtccaaagtcaaaaatGATAAGCTCAGAGAAGCTACAATGAATTACGACGGAACTTGGGTGGCTCATCCTGCTTTGGCACCAATTGCCAACGACGTCTTCAACGAGCATATGCCCACTCCTAACCAGATCCACATTGTTCCcgatgaagatgtctcGGAAGCCGATTTGTCCAACACAGCCATTGCTGGAGGCAAGATCACAACCGAGGGTATTCGTAAGAATCTCTTCATTGCCCTAAGCTACATTGAATCGTGGCTCAGAGGTGTGGGATGTGTTCCTATTAACAACTTAATGGAAGACGCTGCTACAGCTGAAGTGTCTCGTTTGCAATTATATTCGTGGGTGTTGCACCTGGTAAAGATGGAAGACTCTAACAAGACTGTGACCCCCGACTTAATGAGCCTGATATTAGAGGAAGAAGTCGAAAAACTCACTGAACAATTTGGCTCTAAGGGCCGCAAGTTTAAAGAGGCAGCCAGATACCTTGAGCCAGAAATCACTGGCAAGTCTGTGTCGGAGTTCTTAACAACCTTGATCTATGACTCTGTAGTTACTGTTGGCAAGCCAATCGACTTGGAAGCCTTGAAGGACTAG